The region CATCCTGAATCACTCTGCTCAAGAATAATCCGAGTACATCGTGGAGGTTTATCTGTTGAGTAGAATTTCTTAATCTTAATTTAAACTATAGTAATTAGTTCAATTCCGGGTTTTTATTATTCTGTTAAAGTAAACATCAACTGTAAAATCCGGAAATTAACACATCAGAATTAAGGAGGATTTATGTCAGAAAATGTTTTGTGCGAATATTGTGGTGCGAAAATATCCAAAGAAACCGAGTTTTGTTTAAAATGCGGAACAATTTTTATTGATGATATACATTGTTTTAACCATCCTGATGATAATGCCAGAGGTGTATGTGTAATTTGTCAACAAGCATACTGCAAAAAGTGCGGGTTACGGGTTAATGGCGTTTTTCTATGCGATCAACATTCCAACCATGAAATTTATGAAGGTATGGCTCGTGTATTCGGCTCTTCGGACGAACAGCAGATAAATTATTACAAATCTATACTTGAAGAAAATAATCTGCATCCGTTTATTTATACAAGAAAAACTACTCCGTTATCAGTTGGCGGCGTTGATTATTCTTTGTTCAATGCAAGCAGTGATACCCGGGGAAAGTTATTAAATGAAATAAAGCTTATGGTTCCATGTTCTGAATTCTTACAGGCAGAAATAATTATTGATGAATTAGAACAATCAACTGAGCAATAATCCTAAATAGTTTTTTATGTTATAAATCTTTCAATTCTGACAGATGAAAAAAATTATTTAATCAACTGCTAATATCAGCACTGTTAATAATAGAAATATTTTTATCAATTAGATTTTTTTTAACAACTTTTTCAAAATTACTTTTATCAATTGAGCGTACTGCATCTTCAATGAAGTAAGTTTTAAATCCATAATCAGCAGAATCTAAAGCAGAAAAATAAACACAAAAATCACCGGCTAATCCTGCAAAAAACACTTCGTTAATATTTCTTCCGTTAAGATAGGCAGCAAGTCCTGTTTCCTTCCTTTTACCATTGTCAAAAAATCCGCTGTAGGAATCAATTTCCGGATTCATACCTTTTCTGAAAATTGCTTCAATCTTTTTTGTATCAAGCTTATCGGAAAATTCAGCACCGCTAGTTTCCTGAACGCAGTGATCAGCCCAGAGTATTTGTTCTAAACCGCCAAGTAAAATCTTATCAAATTGTTTTCTGCCTGGATGATTAGAGGCAAAACTTCCGTGATTTTGAGGATGCCAGTCTTGTGTTGCAGCAATCAAATCAAAATAATCAGCACCCTGAAGTTTGTTAATAACCGGAATTACTTCATCACCTTTATTTACTGCAAGTGCACCGCCTGGCAAAAAGTCATTTTGAATATCAATAATTATTAATGCTTTCATATCAAGTCTGTTTATTGTTTGTAAAATTATTTTTTAATTCTTCTCTTAATTTCATAAGTTTTTCGCTTATACCGACTTTATAAATATGCGGGAACTCAAATCGTTTATATTCTTCCGGCAGTTTTAATAGATTCTCCTTTACTTTCTCTCTGATTAATTCTGCACTTTCAATTTTGATTTTGATATTCCCGTTTTCAGCAACAAGCTTAGTAAGATTTTCTTCATTCAATCCGGTCAGGTTTTTGGTTTTATCTTTATCAAACGGATGATACATCTTAACAATATTTTCTTCAT is a window of Ignavibacterium sp. DNA encoding:
- the pncA gene encoding bifunctional nicotinamidase/pyrazinamidase, with translation MKALIIIDIQNDFLPGGALAVNKGDEVIPVINKLQGADYFDLIAATQDWHPQNHGSFASNHPGRKQFDKILLGGLEQILWADHCVQETSGAEFSDKLDTKKIEAIFRKGMNPEIDSYSGFFDNGKRKETGLAAYLNGRNINEVFFAGLAGDFCVYFSALDSADYGFKTYFIEDAVRSIDKSNFEKVVKKNLIDKNISIINSADISS